A genomic region of Antennarius striatus isolate MH-2024 chromosome 16, ASM4005453v1, whole genome shotgun sequence contains the following coding sequences:
- the taok2a gene encoding serine/threonine-protein kinase TAO2 isoform X2, with translation MPSSARAGNLKDPEVADLFCKDDPEKLFADLREIGHGSFGAVYFARDVRSNEVVAIKKMSYSGKQTNEKWQDIIKEVKFLQKLRHPNTIEYRGCYLKEHTAWLVMEYCLGSASDLLEVHKKPLQEIEIAAITHGALQGLAYLHSHNMIHRDVKAGNILLTEPGQVKLGDFGSASIVAPANSFVGTPYWMAPEVILAMDEGQYDGKVDVWSLGITCIELAERKPPLFNMNAMSALYHIAQNESPVLQSNHWSDSFRNFVDSCLQKIPPDRPTSDVLLNHRFLCRERPLTVIMDLIARTKDAVRELDNLQYRKMKKILFQETQQNGPVSEAGEDEEEVEPYLLRTGTVNSMESSQSVPSMSISASSQSSSVNSLADASDDSGGEMAMMQEGEHTVTSNSSIIHRPPGPDNIYDDPYQPEMDQPQAPSAGRRRAYYRNRDHFATIRTASLVTRQIQEHEQGSALREQMSGYKRMRRQHQKQLMGLENKLKAEMDEHQLKLDKELENQRNTFSTEADKLVKKHQAILEKETKAALAEEKKFQQHILGQQKKELTGLLDSQKRQYRQRKEQLKEELNENQSTPKREKQEWLIRQKECLQQLQAEEEAGLLRRQRQYYELQCRQYKRKMLLARHNLEQDLLREDLNKKQTQKDLECAMLLRHHESTQELEFRQLGSVQRTRAELIRTQHQTELTNQMEYNKRREQELRQKHTMEVRQQPKSLKSKELQIKRQFQETCKIQTRQYKALRNHLLESTPKSDHKAVLKRVKEEQTRKLAILAEQYDHSINDMLSTQALRLDETQEAEYQVLRMQLQQELELLNAYQSKIKIHTDSQHEREGKELEQRVSIRRALLEQRIEEETLSLQNERSERIRSLLERQAHEIEAFDSESMRLGFSNMALSGIPAEAFSQGYPAPSPSSGPGGWPSRPVPRSGSHWSHGVQNSVSTPSWRSQNHGGGGGGFSRAESVSSSHGLGRDGEPHKSGRGPPTSSSSHYHQQHYLPPHYQHHQSTPQLYRDGGERNGRERERAREWAAGGGGHYPHHAQAHHHHHHFSSHSSSQSLALLPPPPPPPPISLSSSPPSSASSSSSSQGGYGGGGLSVRGPGMMALRNSPQPLRRTASGGPGGGSEGGLSRSTSVTSHISNGSHLSYS, from the exons ATGCCCTCGAGCGCGCGGGCGGGGAATCTGAAGGACCCGGAGGTGGCGGATCTCTTCTGCAAAGACGACCCGGAGAAGCTGTTCGCCGACCTGCGAGAGATCGGCCACGGCAGCTTCGGCGCCGTTTACTTT GCCAGAGATGTCCGCAGCAATGAGGTGGTGGCCATCAAGAAGATGTCGTACAGCGGGAAGCAGACCAACGAG AAATGGCAGGATATCATCAAAGAGGTGAAGTTCCTGCAGAAGCTCCGTCACCCCAACACCATCGAGTACCGGGGGTGTTACCTGAAGGAGCACACGGCGTGG CTGGTGATGGAGTACTGCCTCGGCTCCGCCTCCGACCTCCTCGAAG TCCACAAAAAACCACTCCAGGAAATCGAAATTGCTGCCATTACCCATGGTGCACTGCAGGGATTAGCGTATCTCCACTCCCACAATATGATCCACAG AGACGTGAAAGCCGGGAACATCCTGCTGACGGAGCCCGGACAGGTCAAACTGGGCGACTTCGGCTCCGCTTCCATCGTGGCTCCGGCCAACTCCTTCGTGGGCACGCCTTACTG GATGGCCCCGGAGGTGATCCTCGCCATGGACGAGGGGCAGTACGACGGCAAGGTGGACGTCTGGTCGCTGGGCATCACCTGCATAGAGCTGG CGGAGAGGAAGCCCCCCCTGTTCAACATGAACGCTATGAGTGCCTTATATCACATCGCCCAGAACGAAAGCCCCGTCCTGCAGTCCAACCACTG GTCCGACTCCTTCCGTAACTTTGTGGACTCCTGCCTCCAGAAGATTCCCCCGGACCGGCCCACCTCCGACGTGCTGCTGAAC CATCGCTTCCTGTGCCGCGAGCGTCCGCTGACGGTCATCATGGACCTGATCGCACGAACCAAGGACGCCGTGCGGGAGCTGGACAACCTGCAGTACCGCAAGATGAAGAAGATCCTCTTCCAGGAGACACAGCAGAACGGCCCCGTGTCCGAGGCGGGGGAGGACGAGGAG GAGGTGGAGCCGTACCTGCTGAGGACCGGCACCGTCAACAGCATGGAGAGCTCCCAGTCCGTCCCCAGCATGTCCATCTCCGCCAGCTCCCAGAGCAGCTCCGTCAACAGCCTGGCCGACGCCTCCGACGACAGCGGCGGCGAGATGGCCATGATGCAGGAGGGCGAGCACACCGTCACCTCCAACAGCTCCATCATCCACCGGCCGCCG ggTCCGGATAACATCTACGACGACCCCTACCAGCCGGAGATGGACCAGCCCCAGGCGCCCTCGGCTGGACGCCGCCGGGCGTACTACCGCAACCGTGACCACTTCGCCACCATCAGGACCGCCTCGCTG GTGACCCGTCAGATCCAGGAGCACGAGCAGGGCTCGGCGCTGCGCGAGCAGATGTCCGGCTACAAGCGCATGAGGCGGCAGCACCAGAAGCAGCTGATGGGGCTGGAGAACAAGCTGAAGGCGGAGATGGACGAGCACCAGCTGAAGCTGGACAAGGAGCTGGAGAACCAGAGGAACACCTTCTCCACCGAGGCCGACAAGCTGGTCAAGAAGCACCAGGCCATCCTGGAGAAAGAG ACCAAAGCGGCTCTGGCAGAAGAGAAGAAGTTCCAGCAGCACATCCTGGGCCAGCAGAAGAAGGAGCTGACCGGCCTGCTGGACTCGCAGAAGCGTCAGTACCGCCAGCGCaaggagcagctgaaggag GAGCTGAACGAGAACCAGTCGACTCCGAAGCGCGAGAAGCAGGAGTGGCTGATCCGGCAGAAGGAgtgtctgcagcagctgcaggcggaggaggaggccgGCCTGCTGCGGCGCCAGCGCCAGTACTACGAGCTGCAGTGTCGCCAGTACAAGAGGAAGATGCTGCTGGCGCGCCACAACCTGGAGCAGGACCTGCTCAGAGag GACCTGAACAAGAAGCAGACCCAGAAGGACCTGGAGTGCGCCATGCTGCTGCGGCACCACGAGTCCACGCAGGAGCTGGAGTTCCGTCAGCTGGGCTCGGTGCAGCGGACGCGGGCCGAGCTGATCCGAACGCAGCACCAGACCGAGCTCACCAACCAGATGGAGTACAACAAGCGCCGCGAGCAGGAGCTGCGCCAGAAACACACCATGGAGGTGCGGCAGCAGCCCAAGAGCCTGAag tccAAAGAGCTGCAGATCAAGCGTCAGTTCCAGGAGACCTGTAAGATCCAGACGCGTCAGTACAAAGCACTGAGGAACCACCTGCTGGAGAGTACTCCGAAGTCCGACCACAAGGCGGTCCTCAAACGCGTCAAGGAGGAGCAAACACGTAAGCTGGCCATCCTGGCCGAGCAGTACGACCACTCCATCAACGACATGCTGTCCACACAGGCT ctgcggCTGGACGAGACCCAGGAGGCGGAGTACCAGGTGCTGCggatgcagctgcagcaggagctggagctgctgaacGCCTACCAGAGCAAGATCAAGATCCACACCGACTCGCAGCACGAGCGCGAGGGGAAGGAGCTGGAGCAGCGCGTGTCCATCCGCCGCGCGCTGCTGGAGCAGCGG ATCGAGGAGGAGACGCTGTCGCTGCAGAACGAGCGCTCGGAGCGGATCCGGAGCCTCCTGGAGCGCCAGGCGCACGAGATCGAGGCGTTCGACTCGGAGAGCATGAGGCTGGGCTTCAGCAACATGGCGCTGAGCGGGATCCCCGCCGAGGCCTTCAGCCAGGGCTACCCGGCCCCCAGCCCCTCCTCGGGCCCCGGCGGCTGGCCGTCGCGGCCCGTCCCCCGCTCGGGGAGCCACTGGAGCCACGGCGTCCAGAACTCCGTCTCCACGCCGTCGTGGCGCAGCCAGAACCACGGCGGGGGCGGCGGGGGCTTCAGCCGCGCCGAGTCCGTCTCGTCCTCGCACGGCCTCGGCCGCGACGGGGAGCCGCACAAGAGCGGCCGGGGCCCCCCCACCTCGTCCTCGTCCCACTACCACCAGCAGCACTACCTCCCCCCCCACTACCAGCACCACCAGAGCACGCCGCAGCTCTACCGCGACGGCGGCGAGCGCAACGGCCGGGAGCGAGAGCGGGCGCGGGAGTGGGCGGCGGGAGGCGGGGGGCACTACCCCCACCACGCCCAggcccaccaccaccaccaccacttctCCTCCCACAGCTCCTCCCAGTCCTTggctctgctgccccccccgccgccgccgccccccatctccctctcctcctcgccGCCGTCCTCCGCTTCCTCGTCGTCGTCGTCGCAGGGGGGCTACGGGGGCGGGGGCCTGAGCGTGAGGGGCCCCGGCATGATGGCGCTCAGGAACAGCCCCCAGCCCCTGAGGAGGACGGCCTCGGGGGGGCCGGGCGGCGGCAGCGAGGGGGGGCTCAGCAGGAGCACGTCGGTCACCTCCCACATCTCCAACGGCTCCCACCTGTCCTACTCCTGA
- the taok2a gene encoding serine/threonine-protein kinase TAO2 isoform X1 has protein sequence MPSSARAGNLKDPEVADLFCKDDPEKLFADLREIGHGSFGAVYFARDVRSNEVVAIKKMSYSGKQTNEKWQDIIKEVKFLQKLRHPNTIEYRGCYLKEHTAWLVMEYCLGSASDLLEVHKKPLQEIEIAAITHGALQGLAYLHSHNMIHRDVKAGNILLTEPGQVKLGDFGSASIVAPANSFVGTPYWMAPEVILAMDEGQYDGKVDVWSLGITCIELAERKPPLFNMNAMSALYHIAQNESPVLQSNHWSDSFRNFVDSCLQKIPPDRPTSDVLLNHRFLCRERPLTVIMDLIARTKDAVRELDNLQYRKMKKILFQETQQNGPVSEAGEDEEEVEPYLLRTGTVNSMESSQSVPSMSISASSQSSSVNSLADASDDSGGEMAMMQEGEHTVTSNSSIIHRPPGPDNIYDDPYQPEMDQPQAPSAGRRRAYYRNRDHFATIRTASLVTRQIQEHEQGSALREQMSGYKRMRRQHQKQLMGLENKLKAEMDEHQLKLDKELENQRNTFSTEADKLVKKHQAILEKETKAALAEEKKFQQHILGQQKKELTGLLDSQKRQYRQRKEQLKEELNENQSTPKREKQEWLIRQKECLQQLQAEEEAGLLRRQRQYYELQCRQYKRKMLLARHNLEQDLLREDLNKKQTQKDLECAMLLRHHESTQELEFRQLGSVQRTRAELIRTQHQTELTNQMEYNKRREQELRQKHTMEVRQQPKSLKSKELQIKRQFQETCKIQTRQYKALRNHLLESTPKSDHKAVLKRVKEEQTRKLAILAEQYDHSINDMLSTQAVSKLRLDETQEAEYQVLRMQLQQELELLNAYQSKIKIHTDSQHEREGKELEQRVSIRRALLEQRIEEETLSLQNERSERIRSLLERQAHEIEAFDSESMRLGFSNMALSGIPAEAFSQGYPAPSPSSGPGGWPSRPVPRSGSHWSHGVQNSVSTPSWRSQNHGGGGGGFSRAESVSSSHGLGRDGEPHKSGRGPPTSSSSHYHQQHYLPPHYQHHQSTPQLYRDGGERNGRERERAREWAAGGGGHYPHHAQAHHHHHHFSSHSSSQSLALLPPPPPPPPISLSSSPPSSASSSSSSQGGYGGGGLSVRGPGMMALRNSPQPLRRTASGGPGGGSEGGLSRSTSVTSHISNGSHLSYS, from the exons ATGCCCTCGAGCGCGCGGGCGGGGAATCTGAAGGACCCGGAGGTGGCGGATCTCTTCTGCAAAGACGACCCGGAGAAGCTGTTCGCCGACCTGCGAGAGATCGGCCACGGCAGCTTCGGCGCCGTTTACTTT GCCAGAGATGTCCGCAGCAATGAGGTGGTGGCCATCAAGAAGATGTCGTACAGCGGGAAGCAGACCAACGAG AAATGGCAGGATATCATCAAAGAGGTGAAGTTCCTGCAGAAGCTCCGTCACCCCAACACCATCGAGTACCGGGGGTGTTACCTGAAGGAGCACACGGCGTGG CTGGTGATGGAGTACTGCCTCGGCTCCGCCTCCGACCTCCTCGAAG TCCACAAAAAACCACTCCAGGAAATCGAAATTGCTGCCATTACCCATGGTGCACTGCAGGGATTAGCGTATCTCCACTCCCACAATATGATCCACAG AGACGTGAAAGCCGGGAACATCCTGCTGACGGAGCCCGGACAGGTCAAACTGGGCGACTTCGGCTCCGCTTCCATCGTGGCTCCGGCCAACTCCTTCGTGGGCACGCCTTACTG GATGGCCCCGGAGGTGATCCTCGCCATGGACGAGGGGCAGTACGACGGCAAGGTGGACGTCTGGTCGCTGGGCATCACCTGCATAGAGCTGG CGGAGAGGAAGCCCCCCCTGTTCAACATGAACGCTATGAGTGCCTTATATCACATCGCCCAGAACGAAAGCCCCGTCCTGCAGTCCAACCACTG GTCCGACTCCTTCCGTAACTTTGTGGACTCCTGCCTCCAGAAGATTCCCCCGGACCGGCCCACCTCCGACGTGCTGCTGAAC CATCGCTTCCTGTGCCGCGAGCGTCCGCTGACGGTCATCATGGACCTGATCGCACGAACCAAGGACGCCGTGCGGGAGCTGGACAACCTGCAGTACCGCAAGATGAAGAAGATCCTCTTCCAGGAGACACAGCAGAACGGCCCCGTGTCCGAGGCGGGGGAGGACGAGGAG GAGGTGGAGCCGTACCTGCTGAGGACCGGCACCGTCAACAGCATGGAGAGCTCCCAGTCCGTCCCCAGCATGTCCATCTCCGCCAGCTCCCAGAGCAGCTCCGTCAACAGCCTGGCCGACGCCTCCGACGACAGCGGCGGCGAGATGGCCATGATGCAGGAGGGCGAGCACACCGTCACCTCCAACAGCTCCATCATCCACCGGCCGCCG ggTCCGGATAACATCTACGACGACCCCTACCAGCCGGAGATGGACCAGCCCCAGGCGCCCTCGGCTGGACGCCGCCGGGCGTACTACCGCAACCGTGACCACTTCGCCACCATCAGGACCGCCTCGCTG GTGACCCGTCAGATCCAGGAGCACGAGCAGGGCTCGGCGCTGCGCGAGCAGATGTCCGGCTACAAGCGCATGAGGCGGCAGCACCAGAAGCAGCTGATGGGGCTGGAGAACAAGCTGAAGGCGGAGATGGACGAGCACCAGCTGAAGCTGGACAAGGAGCTGGAGAACCAGAGGAACACCTTCTCCACCGAGGCCGACAAGCTGGTCAAGAAGCACCAGGCCATCCTGGAGAAAGAG ACCAAAGCGGCTCTGGCAGAAGAGAAGAAGTTCCAGCAGCACATCCTGGGCCAGCAGAAGAAGGAGCTGACCGGCCTGCTGGACTCGCAGAAGCGTCAGTACCGCCAGCGCaaggagcagctgaaggag GAGCTGAACGAGAACCAGTCGACTCCGAAGCGCGAGAAGCAGGAGTGGCTGATCCGGCAGAAGGAgtgtctgcagcagctgcaggcggaggaggaggccgGCCTGCTGCGGCGCCAGCGCCAGTACTACGAGCTGCAGTGTCGCCAGTACAAGAGGAAGATGCTGCTGGCGCGCCACAACCTGGAGCAGGACCTGCTCAGAGag GACCTGAACAAGAAGCAGACCCAGAAGGACCTGGAGTGCGCCATGCTGCTGCGGCACCACGAGTCCACGCAGGAGCTGGAGTTCCGTCAGCTGGGCTCGGTGCAGCGGACGCGGGCCGAGCTGATCCGAACGCAGCACCAGACCGAGCTCACCAACCAGATGGAGTACAACAAGCGCCGCGAGCAGGAGCTGCGCCAGAAACACACCATGGAGGTGCGGCAGCAGCCCAAGAGCCTGAag tccAAAGAGCTGCAGATCAAGCGTCAGTTCCAGGAGACCTGTAAGATCCAGACGCGTCAGTACAAAGCACTGAGGAACCACCTGCTGGAGAGTACTCCGAAGTCCGACCACAAGGCGGTCCTCAAACGCGTCAAGGAGGAGCAAACACGTAAGCTGGCCATCCTGGCCGAGCAGTACGACCACTCCATCAACGACATGCTGTCCACACAGGCTGTGAGTAAG ctgcggCTGGACGAGACCCAGGAGGCGGAGTACCAGGTGCTGCggatgcagctgcagcaggagctggagctgctgaacGCCTACCAGAGCAAGATCAAGATCCACACCGACTCGCAGCACGAGCGCGAGGGGAAGGAGCTGGAGCAGCGCGTGTCCATCCGCCGCGCGCTGCTGGAGCAGCGG ATCGAGGAGGAGACGCTGTCGCTGCAGAACGAGCGCTCGGAGCGGATCCGGAGCCTCCTGGAGCGCCAGGCGCACGAGATCGAGGCGTTCGACTCGGAGAGCATGAGGCTGGGCTTCAGCAACATGGCGCTGAGCGGGATCCCCGCCGAGGCCTTCAGCCAGGGCTACCCGGCCCCCAGCCCCTCCTCGGGCCCCGGCGGCTGGCCGTCGCGGCCCGTCCCCCGCTCGGGGAGCCACTGGAGCCACGGCGTCCAGAACTCCGTCTCCACGCCGTCGTGGCGCAGCCAGAACCACGGCGGGGGCGGCGGGGGCTTCAGCCGCGCCGAGTCCGTCTCGTCCTCGCACGGCCTCGGCCGCGACGGGGAGCCGCACAAGAGCGGCCGGGGCCCCCCCACCTCGTCCTCGTCCCACTACCACCAGCAGCACTACCTCCCCCCCCACTACCAGCACCACCAGAGCACGCCGCAGCTCTACCGCGACGGCGGCGAGCGCAACGGCCGGGAGCGAGAGCGGGCGCGGGAGTGGGCGGCGGGAGGCGGGGGGCACTACCCCCACCACGCCCAggcccaccaccaccaccaccacttctCCTCCCACAGCTCCTCCCAGTCCTTggctctgctgccccccccgccgccgccgccccccatctccctctcctcctcgccGCCGTCCTCCGCTTCCTCGTCGTCGTCGTCGCAGGGGGGCTACGGGGGCGGGGGCCTGAGCGTGAGGGGCCCCGGCATGATGGCGCTCAGGAACAGCCCCCAGCCCCTGAGGAGGACGGCCTCGGGGGGGCCGGGCGGCGGCAGCGAGGGGGGGCTCAGCAGGAGCACGTCGGTCACCTCCCACATCTCCAACGGCTCCCACCTGTCCTACTCCTGA